The following are encoded together in the Bacillus sp. V2I10 genome:
- a CDS encoding 2-oxoacid:ferredoxin oxidoreductase subunit beta, which produces MATFKEFRNNVKPNWCPGCGDFSVQAAIQRAAANAGLEPDQLAVVSGIGCSGRISGYINAYGFHGIHGRSLPIAQGVKMANKDLTVIASGGDGDGFAIGMGHTIHAIRRNIDVTYIVMDNQIYGLTKGQTSPRSEVGFKTKSTPKGSIESSLSVMEMALTAGATFVAQSFSTDLKDLTSIIEAGINHKGFSLINVFSPCVTYNKINTYDWFKENLTKLSDIEGYDPSNRMTAMQTLMEKNGLVTGLIYQNKNQPSYQELVYNYSETPLSQADLQISEEKFNELLSEFM; this is translated from the coding sequence ATGGCGACGTTTAAAGAATTTAGAAACAATGTAAAGCCTAACTGGTGCCCCGGCTGCGGGGACTTCTCTGTACAAGCGGCCATTCAGCGTGCTGCTGCAAATGCAGGCCTCGAACCTGATCAGCTTGCTGTAGTTTCTGGAATCGGATGTTCAGGACGTATTTCGGGCTATATCAACGCTTACGGTTTCCATGGCATTCACGGCCGTTCCCTTCCAATCGCGCAAGGTGTAAAAATGGCAAATAAAGATTTAACCGTAATTGCATCAGGCGGCGACGGTGACGGATTTGCCATCGGAATGGGCCATACGATTCATGCCATCAGAAGAAATATTGATGTCACCTATATCGTTATGGATAATCAAATTTATGGTTTGACAAAAGGGCAGACATCTCCGCGAAGTGAAGTTGGCTTCAAAACAAAGAGCACGCCGAAAGGTTCAATTGAATCTTCTTTATCAGTCATGGAAATGGCACTTACGGCAGGAGCAACATTTGTAGCACAAAGCTTCTCAACTGATTTAAAAGATTTGACTTCAATCATTGAAGCAGGGATCAATCATAAAGGATTTTCTTTAATCAATGTCTTCAGTCCATGTGTCACTTACAATAAAATCAACACATATGACTGGTTTAAAGAAAATCTTACAAAACTAAGTGATATTGAAGGATATGACCCATCAAACCGCATGACTGCCATGCAGACTCTGATGGAGAAAAACGGACTTGTAACCGGTTTGATTTATCAAAACAAGAATCAGCCATCATATCAGGAGCTTGTCTATAATTACAGCGAAACTCCTTTGTCACAGGCCGATCTGCAAATCAGCGAAGAGAAATTCAACGAATTGCTCTCAGAATTTATGTAA
- the tdh gene encoding L-threonine 3-dehydrogenase, which produces MNGKMKAIVKRHKGFGAELQMVDIPQIKENEVLIKVKATSICGTDVHIYTWDAWSESRVNPPYVFGHEFSGEVVEIGSKVTSVEIGDFVSAETHLVCYECPQCLTGQYHICKNTKIIGVDTDGCFAEYVALPAVNLWKNPKEMPFDVASIQEPMGNAVHTVLAGDVAGKSVAVIGCGPIGIMAVGVAKAAGASQVIALDLNDYRLNLAKEMGATTVVNSKNEDPLAKINELTDGNGVDVVCEMSGHPIAMDQGFKMVTNGGRVSILSLPVRPVEIDITNDVVFKGITVQGITGRKMYETWQQVSRLLKSGQVDVTPLITHHFSLEEFKKGFDLMIEGKCGKVVLHP; this is translated from the coding sequence GTGAATGGAAAAATGAAAGCAATCGTTAAGCGCCACAAAGGCTTTGGTGCTGAACTGCAGATGGTAGACATCCCTCAGATTAAAGAAAATGAAGTGCTGATCAAAGTAAAAGCTACTTCAATCTGCGGAACAGATGTTCATATATATACATGGGATGCATGGTCGGAAAGCAGAGTGAACCCGCCGTATGTATTTGGCCATGAATTTTCTGGAGAAGTTGTAGAAATAGGAAGTAAAGTAACAAGCGTTGAAATCGGAGATTTTGTTTCCGCTGAAACACATTTAGTATGCTATGAATGTCCGCAATGTTTAACAGGACAGTATCATATTTGTAAAAACACAAAAATTATTGGTGTCGATACAGATGGATGCTTTGCAGAGTATGTGGCTTTGCCGGCAGTGAACCTTTGGAAAAATCCAAAAGAAATGCCTTTTGATGTAGCATCTATTCAAGAACCGATGGGAAATGCGGTTCACACAGTTTTAGCAGGAGATGTTGCAGGAAAAAGTGTTGCTGTCATTGGATGCGGCCCTATTGGGATTATGGCTGTCGGAGTTGCAAAAGCAGCAGGAGCATCTCAGGTCATTGCCCTTGATTTGAACGACTACCGTTTAAATTTAGCAAAAGAAATGGGCGCAACAACGGTCGTCAATTCGAAAAATGAAGATCCTTTGGCGAAGATTAATGAATTAACAGACGGCAACGGTGTAGATGTTGTCTGTGAAATGTCAGGGCATCCAATTGCGATGGATCAAGGTTTTAAAATGGTAACAAATGGCGGACGTGTTTCGATCCTGAGTCTTCCTGTCCGTCCAGTTGAAATAGATATCACCAATGATGTCGTTTTTAAAGGAATCACGGTACAGGGAATTACAGGCAGAAAAATGTATGAAACGTGGCAGCAGGTTTCAAGACTTCTAAAATCAGGGCAAGTAGATGTAACGCCGCTGATTACTCATCACTTTTCTTTAGAAGAATTTAAAAAAGGCTTCGATTTAATGATCGAAGGTAAATGTGGTAAAGTCGTATTACACCCATAA
- a CDS encoding glycine C-acetyltransferase: MKGFEYLQAELDEMKQQGTFRTLIPLESDQASKVVIDGKELIQLSSNNYLGLTTHPRLVEAAIKGAEKFGAGTGSVRTIAGTFTMHEELETKLAEFKHTEAALVFQSGFTTNQGVLSSILTKEDVVISDSLNHASIIDGIRLTKAARKVYNHVDMADLERALKESADYRVRLIVTDGVFSMDGNIAPLPEIVELAEKYDALVMVDDAHASGVLGQNGRGTVNHFGLDGRVHIQVGTLSKAVGVLGGYVASTRTLIDYLIQKGRPFLFSTSHPPAVTAACIEAINVLIEEPQLIEKLWDNAKFFKKGLEDLGFDTGKSETPVTPVIVGDEALSHQFSDKLREYGVFAQGIAFPTVAKGQARVRTIVTAEHSKEELQKALDIFEKAAKELNILK, from the coding sequence ATGAAAGGTTTTGAATATTTGCAGGCAGAACTTGATGAAATGAAACAGCAAGGAACATTCCGGACGCTGATTCCGCTCGAATCAGACCAGGCATCAAAAGTTGTCATCGATGGAAAAGAATTAATTCAATTATCATCTAATAACTATTTAGGATTAACAACTCATCCAAGACTGGTAGAAGCAGCAATCAAGGGTGCAGAGAAATTTGGAGCAGGAACCGGATCTGTAAGGACTATTGCCGGTACTTTTACAATGCATGAAGAACTTGAAACGAAGCTTGCTGAATTTAAGCATACAGAAGCAGCACTAGTGTTCCAGTCAGGTTTTACAACAAACCAGGGCGTTCTTTCTTCTATTCTGACAAAAGAAGACGTTGTGATCTCAGATTCTCTGAATCATGCTTCAATCATCGACGGAATCCGGTTAACAAAGGCTGCGCGCAAAGTGTATAACCATGTTGATATGGCAGATTTAGAAAGAGCACTAAAAGAATCAGCAGACTATAGAGTCCGTCTAATTGTTACGGATGGAGTCTTCTCTATGGATGGAAATATTGCTCCGCTTCCGGAAATTGTTGAGCTTGCTGAAAAATACGATGCACTAGTCATGGTTGATGATGCACATGCATCAGGTGTACTTGGCCAAAACGGCCGAGGAACAGTTAATCACTTTGGACTTGATGGACGTGTACATATCCAGGTTGGGACTTTAAGCAAAGCGGTTGGTGTATTAGGAGGATATGTAGCAAGCACACGTACTCTAATTGATTATCTTATTCAAAAAGGCCGTCCATTTTTGTTCAGTACGTCCCACCCTCCAGCTGTAACAGCAGCCTGTATAGAAGCGATCAACGTACTTATTGAAGAGCCTCAACTGATTGAAAAGCTTTGGGATAACGCAAAGTTCTTCAAAAAAGGCCTTGAAGATCTCGGTTTTGATACAGGTAAAAGCGAAACACCTGTAACACCTGTCATAGTAGGCGATGAAGCTTTGTCTCATCAATTCTCTGATAAACTTAGAGAATATGGCGTCTTTGCACAGGGAATTGCATTCCCGACAGTAGCAAAAGGACAGGCTCGCGTCCGTACTATCGTAACGGCTGAGCATTCAAAAGAAGAGCTTCAGAAAGCTTTGGATATCTTTGAAAAAGCTGCAAAAGAGTTAAATATTCTGAAGTAA
- a CDS encoding 2-oxoacid:acceptor oxidoreductase subunit alpha encodes MISQLSWKVGGQQGEGIESTGEVFSIALNRMGYYLYGYRHFSSRIKGGHTNNKIRVSTTQVRAISDDLDILVAFDQETIDVNVYELRKGGLVLADSKFNPVIPDDCNAVLYSVPFTEIAAELGTSLMKNMVAIGATSAVLDLGTSQFQNVVQEIYGKKGQQIVEKNLEAIEKGSTYMKQELNFDRVDMYLEKADGQKRMFMIGNDAIALGAVAGGARFMAAYPITPASEIMEYLIKKLPDFGGTVIQTEDEIAACTMAIGANYAGTRTLTASAGPGLSLMMEAIGLSGITEQPLVIIDTQRGGPSTGLPTKQEQSDLMAMIYGTHGEIPKIVMAPSTVQEAFYDTIEAFNLAEEYQCPVILLTDLQLSLGKQSVEPLQYDKIQIRRGKLVQGEELPEIENKGYFKRFEVTEDGVSPRVVPGMKNGIHHVTGVEHEETGKPSEVATNRKAQMDKRLRKLSDIKFDTPVHQNLTHPEPDVLFVGFNSTRGTIEEAMIRLENDGVKVNHAHVRLLHPFPADELLPLVKAAKKVVVVENNATGQLASLIKMNVGHAEKISSILKYDGNPLLPHEVHSKCKELF; translated from the coding sequence ATGATCAGTCAACTTTCATGGAAAGTTGGAGGACAGCAAGGTGAAGGTATCGAAAGTACCGGAGAAGTGTTTTCAATCGCATTAAACAGAATGGGCTATTATTTATATGGCTACCGTCATTTCTCATCTCGAATAAAAGGCGGTCATACAAATAATAAAATCCGCGTCAGCACAACTCAAGTTCGTGCTATTTCGGATGATCTTGATATATTAGTAGCTTTTGATCAGGAAACAATCGATGTGAACGTATATGAGCTTCGCAAGGGCGGCCTAGTTCTTGCAGATTCAAAGTTTAATCCAGTTATTCCTGATGACTGCAACGCTGTTTTGTATTCCGTGCCATTTACAGAGATTGCCGCAGAGTTAGGTACTTCATTAATGAAAAATATGGTTGCAATTGGTGCAACAAGTGCTGTGCTTGATCTTGGAACATCACAATTCCAAAATGTCGTTCAGGAGATTTACGGGAAAAAAGGGCAGCAGATTGTTGAAAAGAATCTTGAAGCCATTGAAAAAGGCTCAACATATATGAAACAAGAACTGAACTTTGACCGTGTTGATATGTATCTTGAAAAAGCGGATGGGCAAAAACGCATGTTCATGATCGGCAACGATGCGATAGCATTAGGCGCAGTTGCCGGCGGAGCACGTTTCATGGCTGCTTACCCAATTACACCTGCTTCTGAAATCATGGAATATCTCATTAAGAAGCTGCCTGATTTCGGCGGAACAGTTATTCAAACAGAAGATGAAATTGCCGCTTGTACGATGGCCATTGGTGCAAACTATGCCGGAACCCGCACATTGACGGCTTCTGCAGGACCGGGATTGTCATTGATGATGGAAGCAATTGGGCTCTCAGGCATTACAGAGCAGCCGCTGGTGATCATTGATACTCAGCGAGGCGGACCAAGTACAGGACTTCCGACGAAACAGGAGCAATCCGATTTAATGGCGATGATTTACGGAACACATGGAGAAATTCCGAAAATCGTTATGGCGCCAAGCACAGTACAAGAAGCATTTTACGATACAATTGAAGCTTTCAATTTAGCGGAAGAATATCAATGTCCTGTTATTTTGCTGACAGATCTTCAGCTTTCACTTGGTAAACAGTCTGTAGAACCGCTTCAATATGATAAAATCCAAATTCGAAGAGGCAAGCTAGTACAGGGCGAGGAGCTGCCTGAGATAGAAAATAAAGGATACTTTAAACGATTTGAAGTAACAGAAGATGGCGTATCGCCGCGTGTAGTGCCAGGAATGAAGAATGGCATTCACCATGTTACAGGTGTTGAACATGAAGAGACCGGCAAACCTTCCGAGGTGGCAACAAACCGTAAAGCCCAAATGGACAAACGTCTGCGTAAGCTGTCAGACATCAAGTTTGACACGCCTGTCCATCAAAATCTGACTCATCCTGAGCCGGATGTATTATTCGTTGGATTTAACTCTACAAGAGGCACAATTGAAGAAGCGATGATCCGCCTTGAAAATGACGGTGTAAAAGTGAATCATGCGCACGTCCGTCTGCTTCATCCATTCCCTGCTGATGAGTTGCTTCCGCTTGTTAAAGCAGCAAAAAAGGTTGTAGTGGTAGAAAATAATGCAACTGGACAGCTTGCTAGTCTTATAAAAATGAATGTTGGTCATGCAGAGAAAATTTCCAGTATTCTTAAATATGATGGAAATCCGCTCTTGCCGCATGAAGTTCATTCAAAATGCAAGGAGTTGTTCTAA